The proteins below come from a single Pandoraea apista genomic window:
- a CDS encoding SAM-dependent methyltransferase, with product MLWEKKLENWVSGVKTSSNLPIRLALWNGQHYDFGAFDNPSVTLRINGPAAMTRLLSPSLDNLGEAYVKGEIDVEGKLADVIDMSYALAGSSLSTIGPLERAVRHFNHSKKSDKRSIEFHYDVSNEFYQLWLDKNMVYSCAYFENGDEDLDTAQEKKIDHILTKIQLQPGQTLLDIGCGWGALVIRAAQKFGAKCVGVTLSQNQFDLATERVRKLGLENQIEIRIQDYRDVTGEFDRITSVGMFEHVGRKNLRDYFAKIASLLKDDGIAMNHGITSTDPDSGETAMGGGEFIDKYVFPNGELPHISLALESMQRGGLEASDVESLRRHYARTLTLWSERFEAHAPTLRKLAGEERFRVWRVYLAGCAYAFEHDHVSIYQIVCRKAGLSAKRLPWSRRYMYENR from the coding sequence ATGTTGTGGGAGAAAAAACTCGAAAACTGGGTTAGCGGCGTCAAGACATCTTCGAATCTGCCGATCCGGCTCGCGCTCTGGAATGGACAGCACTATGATTTCGGTGCCTTCGACAACCCCAGCGTAACGTTACGCATCAACGGCCCTGCGGCCATGACGCGTCTACTGAGTCCCAGCCTCGACAATCTCGGAGAGGCTTACGTGAAGGGCGAAATCGACGTCGAGGGCAAGCTCGCCGACGTCATCGACATGAGCTACGCGCTCGCCGGTAGCAGTCTCTCGACTATCGGCCCGCTGGAGCGTGCCGTACGCCACTTCAATCACAGCAAGAAATCCGACAAACGCTCGATCGAGTTTCACTACGACGTGTCGAACGAGTTCTACCAGCTCTGGCTGGACAAGAACATGGTCTATTCGTGTGCCTACTTTGAAAACGGCGACGAGGACCTCGATACGGCGCAAGAGAAAAAGATCGATCACATTCTCACCAAGATCCAGTTGCAGCCCGGGCAGACGCTGCTCGATATCGGTTGCGGCTGGGGTGCCCTGGTGATTCGCGCCGCGCAGAAATTCGGCGCGAAGTGTGTCGGCGTCACGCTCTCTCAGAACCAGTTCGATCTCGCCACCGAGCGGGTCAGAAAACTCGGCCTCGAGAATCAGATCGAAATCCGCATTCAGGATTATCGCGACGTGACCGGCGAGTTCGACCGCATCACGAGTGTGGGCATGTTCGAGCACGTAGGACGCAAGAACCTGCGTGACTACTTCGCCAAGATCGCATCGCTGCTCAAGGACGACGGTATTGCCATGAACCACGGCATCACGTCGACCGATCCGGACAGCGGCGAGACGGCGATGGGCGGCGGCGAGTTCATCGACAAGTACGTGTTCCCGAACGGCGAGTTGCCGCACATCAGTCTCGCACTGGAATCGATGCAGCGCGGCGGACTCGAAGCGAGCGACGTGGAAAGCCTGCGCCGTCACTATGCCCGCACGCTCACGCTCTGGTCCGAACGCTTCGAAGCGCACGCCCCTACGCTGCGCAAACTTGCCGGCGAAGAGCGCTTCCGGGTCTGGCGCGTGTATCTTGCGGGTTGCGCGTATGCGTTCGAGCACGATCACGTCTCGATCTATCAAATCGTCTGCCGCAAGGCAGGTCTGTCGGCCAAGCGTTTGCCCTGGTCGCGCCGTTACATGTACGAGAACCGATGA
- the tcdA gene encoding tRNA cyclic N6-threonylcarbamoyladenosine(37) synthase TcdA, whose amino-acid sequence MNSTPSIVVAPVPATPSEEDFDANRRFGGIARLYGDDGLARLRDAHVAVIGIGGVGSWVAEALARSAVGRLTLIDLDNVAESNTNRQVHALDGNYGKPKVAAMAERIVAINPACQLTLVEDFVELENLDAMLSGGFDWVVDAIDSVRVKTALIAWCVAHKQRLITVGGAGGQIDPTRIRIDDLARTIQDPLLAKVRAQLRKQHGFVRGPKAKFNVPAVYSDEPLQYPEAVCAPADGPDTAVGPQGLNCAGFGSSMCVTATFGMAAAAHVLKRITMRAA is encoded by the coding sequence ATGAACAGTACCCCGTCGATCGTTGTTGCTCCGGTGCCTGCCACGCCATCGGAGGAAGATTTTGACGCGAATCGCCGCTTCGGCGGTATCGCGCGTTTATACGGTGACGACGGCCTCGCGCGCTTGCGTGATGCCCACGTGGCCGTCATCGGCATCGGCGGCGTTGGCTCGTGGGTGGCCGAAGCATTGGCGCGCAGCGCCGTGGGCCGACTCACACTTATCGATCTCGATAACGTCGCCGAAAGCAATACCAATCGTCAGGTGCACGCCCTGGACGGCAACTACGGAAAACCGAAAGTTGCCGCGATGGCCGAGCGAATTGTGGCCATCAATCCCGCTTGCCAGCTCACGCTTGTCGAAGACTTCGTGGAGCTGGAGAACCTCGACGCCATGCTGAGCGGTGGTTTCGACTGGGTCGTCGACGCCATCGACAGCGTACGGGTGAAGACAGCGCTTATCGCATGGTGTGTGGCGCATAAGCAGCGTCTGATCACCGTAGGCGGCGCGGGCGGTCAGATCGATCCGACACGCATTCGTATCGACGATCTCGCTCGCACGATCCAGGACCCGCTGCTTGCCAAAGTGCGTGCGCAATTACGCAAGCAACATGGTTTTGTCCGTGGGCCGAAAGCCAAGTTCAACGTGCCCGCCGTGTACTCCGACGAGCCCTTGCAGTATCCGGAAGCGGTCTGCGCCCCGGCTGACGGTCCCGATACGGCTGTGGGGCCACAGGGCCTGAACTGCGCCGGTTTTGGCTCAAGCATGTGTGTGACAGCCACCTTCGGCATGGCAGCCGCAGCCCACGTCTTGAAGCGAATCACGATGCGTGCGGCCTGA
- a CDS encoding AMP-binding protein gives MEKVWLKSYPPGVPAEIDVNRYRSLNDLFLQSCQKFADRPSFTNLGVTMTFAELERKSRDFAAYLQSLPGLERGARVAIMSPNLLQYPVAVFGILRAGMVVVNVNPLYTAGELEHQLKDADCGAIVVIENFAATLQKALPNTPVKHVITTAIGDLVPAPKRWIVNYVVRHVKKMVPAWSIPHAVPFRTALAQGARAQHQEIQLGHDDIAFLQYTGGTTGVAKGAMLTHRNMIANMLQARAWIGSGLEEGKEIIVTALPLYHIFCLTANCLVFLQLGALNLLITNPRDMPGFVKELGKWKFTFMTGVNTLFNGLLNTPGFDQLDFSALKCALGGGAAVQRAVADRWQKVTGHPLIEAYGLTETSPAVCINPLGSEFNGSIGLPISSTDVSIRNDANEALGFDQEGEICVRGPQVMKGYWHRPDETAKTITPDGWLRTGDIGTMDAQGYVRITDRKKDMIIVSGFNVYPNEVESVLAMCPGVLEAAVVGVPSERTGEAVKAVIVKKSQDLTEQIIIDFCRQHLTNYKVPHLIEFRKDLPKTPVGKVLRRELR, from the coding sequence ATGGAAAAAGTCTGGCTCAAGAGCTATCCGCCCGGCGTGCCGGCCGAGATCGACGTCAACAGGTATCGTTCGCTGAACGATCTGTTCCTGCAAAGCTGCCAGAAGTTCGCGGATCGCCCGTCGTTCACCAACCTCGGCGTGACGATGACCTTCGCTGAACTCGAGCGCAAGTCGCGTGACTTTGCCGCCTATCTGCAGAGTTTGCCCGGCCTGGAGCGCGGCGCGCGCGTGGCGATCATGTCGCCGAACCTGCTGCAATATCCGGTCGCTGTCTTCGGTATCCTGCGTGCCGGCATGGTGGTCGTGAACGTCAATCCGCTATACACGGCAGGCGAGCTTGAGCATCAGCTCAAGGACGCCGACTGTGGCGCCATCGTCGTGATCGAGAACTTCGCCGCCACGTTGCAAAAGGCGCTGCCCAATACACCGGTCAAACACGTCATCACGACCGCGATCGGCGACCTCGTGCCGGCGCCCAAGCGCTGGATCGTGAACTACGTGGTGCGGCATGTGAAGAAAATGGTGCCCGCGTGGAGCATTCCCCACGCCGTGCCGTTCCGTACCGCGCTCGCTCAGGGCGCGCGTGCCCAGCATCAGGAAATACAACTGGGTCACGACGACATTGCGTTCCTGCAATACACGGGCGGCACTACGGGGGTGGCCAAGGGGGCCATGCTCACGCATCGCAACATGATCGCCAATATGTTGCAGGCGCGCGCCTGGATCGGCTCCGGCCTCGAAGAGGGCAAGGAGATCATCGTTACCGCCCTGCCGCTTTATCACATCTTCTGTCTCACCGCGAACTGTCTGGTGTTCCTCCAGTTGGGCGCGCTCAATCTGCTGATTACCAACCCGCGCGACATGCCCGGTTTCGTGAAAGAACTGGGCAAGTGGAAATTCACGTTCATGACGGGCGTGAATACGCTGTTCAACGGGCTACTCAATACCCCGGGGTTCGACCAGCTCGATTTCAGCGCGCTCAAGTGTGCGCTTGGCGGCGGTGCAGCCGTGCAGCGTGCCGTGGCCGATCGTTGGCAGAAGGTCACCGGTCATCCGCTCATCGAGGCCTATGGTCTGACGGAAACGTCGCCTGCCGTGTGTATCAACCCGCTCGGCAGCGAGTTCAACGGGTCCATCGGTCTGCCGATCTCGTCAACGGATGTCAGCATTCGCAACGACGCGAACGAAGCGCTCGGCTTCGATCAGGAAGGCGAGATCTGCGTGCGCGGCCCGCAGGTCATGAAGGGCTACTGGCATCGGCCGGACGAGACGGCCAAGACGATTACGCCCGATGGCTGGCTGCGTACCGGCGACATTGGCACGATGGACGCGCAGGGCTATGTGCGCATCACCGACCGCAAGAAGGACATGATCATCGTGTCCGGCTTCAACGTGTATCCGAATGAGGTCGAGAGTGTGCTGGCCATGTGTCCGGGCGTGCTTGAAGCGGCTGTCGTCGGCGTGCCGAGCGAGCGCACCGGCGAAGCGGTAAAGGCCGTGATCGTGAAGAAGTCGCAGGACCTGACCGAGCAGATCATCATCGACTTCTGCCGCCAGCACCTGACGAACTACAAGGTGCCGCATCTGATCGAGTTCCGCAAAGACTTGCCCAAGACACCGGTGGGCAAGGTACTGCGTCGCGAACTGCGCTGA
- a CDS encoding efflux transporter outer membrane subunit, producing MTFPIRMLALAAALLVTGCTVGPDYHGAPEVAGEALRTGATFAHAGEGVEAHTPGVARWWTALNDAQLTALIDDAIAHSPDIRAAQAKVRQSRASLRSHQADLLPKAGVDLAMVRTRSPDLSLLGGENSGGGRGPLDLYVAGFDASWEIDLFGGTRRAVEAASADADAASEDLADAHVQLAAEVAQTYVALRDQQARLTLVRDSAQLEGEMLELTRQRRAGGVASELDVERLVTQVEQTQSRVLPLEADVIESLDQLALLTGRAPGALDAELKTPKALPNLPAKVAIGDPSALLQARPDIRAAERRLASQNAQIGVQTANWFPKLSIMGELGYSALDPGHLVRKDNFSWMTMPRLQWNVLDFGRVQAGVDGAKAGRDQAQAKYESAVLTALRDADVALARYGHQRENVYRLRSVEASATRAATLTRQRYRAGTASTLDWLDAERTRFSAEQDRIAGDAQLLRSFVTLQKALGLGWQIGPEIATKSDTHTGRG from the coding sequence ATGACATTTCCTATCCGAATGCTGGCCCTCGCGGCCGCCCTTCTCGTCACTGGCTGCACCGTCGGCCCGGACTATCATGGCGCGCCGGAAGTCGCAGGCGAGGCGCTGCGCACCGGCGCGACGTTCGCACATGCAGGCGAAGGCGTGGAAGCCCACACGCCGGGTGTCGCCCGCTGGTGGACGGCGCTCAATGACGCGCAGCTGACGGCGCTGATCGACGACGCCATTGCACACAGTCCCGACATTCGCGCTGCACAGGCGAAAGTGCGTCAGTCGCGCGCGAGCCTGCGCAGCCATCAGGCCGATCTGCTGCCGAAGGCGGGCGTCGATCTAGCGATGGTGCGCACGCGCTCGCCCGACCTGAGTTTGCTCGGCGGCGAAAACAGCGGCGGTGGCCGCGGCCCGCTCGACCTTTACGTCGCCGGCTTCGACGCCAGTTGGGAAATCGATTTGTTCGGTGGCACGCGACGCGCTGTCGAAGCCGCCAGTGCCGACGCCGACGCCGCGTCGGAAGATCTGGCCGACGCCCACGTGCAACTCGCCGCCGAAGTTGCTCAGACTTACGTAGCGCTGCGCGACCAGCAAGCGCGACTGACGCTGGTGCGTGATTCGGCGCAGCTGGAAGGAGAAATGCTCGAACTCACGCGCCAGCGCCGAGCGGGAGGTGTCGCGTCGGAACTCGACGTCGAGCGGCTCGTGACGCAGGTGGAACAAACGCAGTCGCGCGTGTTACCGCTCGAAGCGGACGTGATCGAATCGCTCGATCAGTTGGCACTCCTGACCGGGCGCGCGCCGGGCGCGCTCGATGCCGAGTTGAAAACGCCCAAGGCGCTGCCGAACCTGCCGGCCAAGGTCGCCATCGGAGATCCGTCGGCCCTGTTGCAGGCACGCCCCGACATTCGTGCAGCGGAACGCCGTCTGGCATCGCAGAACGCGCAGATCGGCGTGCAGACTGCCAACTGGTTCCCGAAGCTCTCGATCATGGGAGAACTCGGATATTCGGCGCTGGACCCCGGCCATCTCGTGCGCAAGGACAACTTCAGTTGGATGACGATGCCGCGCTTGCAATGGAATGTGCTCGATTTCGGTCGCGTTCAAGCCGGGGTCGACGGGGCGAAGGCTGGGCGCGATCAGGCGCAGGCGAAGTATGAGAGTGCCGTGCTCACCGCGCTGCGCGACGCCGACGTGGCGCTCGCACGCTACGGCCATCAGCGCGAAAACGTGTACCGTCTGCGCAGTGTAGAGGCGTCGGCCACGCGCGCAGCCACACTCACACGCCAGCGTTATCGTGCGGGTACCGCAAGCACGCTCGACTGGCTGGACGCAGAACGCACACGCTTTTCTGCCGAACAAGACCGCATCGCCGGCGATGCGCAGCTTCTCCGGTCGTTCGTGACACTGCAAAAGGCGTTGGGGCTGGGATGGCAAATCGGCCCGGAAATCGCGACGAAATCGGACACGCATACAGGGCGAGGCTAA
- a CDS encoding DUF72 domain-containing protein — protein MSQFDLFGTPPDDPPTGGGAGQVDGNTPAQESPEPRKSASRRGGVGAADIPPAMQTLGHRLPGNIRLGTSSWSFPGWKGIVWDDDYSDTKLSRQGLTAYASHPVLRCVGIDRSFYKPMSIVEYQKYAQQVPDDFRFLVKAPSVVTDAVVRGEKGEGLSANPCFLDAQIATEQFVTPCLAGLGPKAGVLVFQVSPLPVELLRDIPALIQRIEAFFSALPALPQGETSADGNVAAGPCYALEIRDGALLTPRLMRALGQLGVRYCIGLHARMPHVERQAAALAMLDETGAGPLVVRWNLNSAHRYEQAKAKYAPFDKIVDPDPTTRDVLATLATHYALAGQPVYVIVNNKAEGSSPLSCHALAQRIDELSQASSRAGAD, from the coding sequence ATGAGCCAGTTCGATCTGTTTGGCACGCCGCCTGACGATCCTCCGACAGGCGGAGGTGCCGGGCAGGTCGATGGCAACACCCCCGCGCAGGAAAGCCCCGAACCTCGCAAAAGCGCATCACGCCGTGGCGGCGTCGGTGCGGCCGACATTCCACCCGCCATGCAGACACTGGGCCATCGACTGCCCGGCAATATTCGTCTGGGCACCTCGTCGTGGTCGTTCCCCGGCTGGAAGGGCATTGTCTGGGACGACGACTATAGTGACACCAAACTCTCCCGCCAGGGGCTCACCGCCTACGCCAGCCACCCGGTGTTGCGCTGCGTGGGCATCGACCGGTCGTTCTACAAGCCGATGTCGATCGTCGAGTATCAGAAGTATGCACAACAGGTACCGGACGACTTCCGCTTTCTGGTCAAGGCGCCGAGTGTCGTGACCGATGCTGTTGTGCGCGGCGAAAAAGGCGAAGGGCTGAGCGCAAACCCGTGCTTTCTCGACGCTCAGATTGCCACCGAGCAGTTTGTCACGCCCTGTCTGGCCGGACTCGGTCCGAAGGCGGGAGTCTTGGTGTTTCAGGTGTCGCCCCTGCCCGTCGAGTTGCTGCGCGACATTCCTGCGTTGATTCAGCGCATCGAAGCGTTCTTTTCCGCCCTGCCGGCCTTACCGCAAGGAGAAACCTCGGCCGACGGCAACGTCGCCGCGGGGCCGTGCTATGCGCTGGAGATTCGCGACGGCGCATTGCTTACGCCACGCCTCATGCGGGCATTGGGACAGTTGGGCGTGCGCTATTGCATCGGTCTGCACGCGCGCATGCCGCATGTGGAACGTCAGGCCGCAGCGCTCGCCATGCTCGACGAAACGGGCGCGGGCCCGCTCGTCGTGCGCTGGAATCTGAACAGCGCGCACCGCTACGAACAAGCCAAGGCGAAGTACGCGCCGTTCGACAAGATTGTCGATCCCGATCCGACAACACGCGACGTGCTCGCCACCCTCGCCACGCATTACGCACTCGCCGGGCAACCCGTCTACGTGATCGTCAACAACAAGGCCGAAGGCTCGTCGCCGCTATCGTGTCACGCACTGGCCCAACGGATCGACGAGTTGTCTCAAGCCTCCTCTCGCGCCGGCGCAGATTGA
- the pdxH gene encoding pyridoxamine 5'-phosphate oxidase, producing MTQTLSLADLRKNYALGSLSETDVAPSPFDQFRLWFEQALAAELAEPNAMTLATVTPDGRPDARIVLIKGADESGFTFFTNYESRKGQELAATPYGCLLFHWIELERQVRIEGRVDKVSEAESDAYYHSRPVGSRLGAWASVQSAEVADRSIIEQREADFRRQFGDNPPRPPHWGGYRLVPETIEFWQGRESRLHDRIKYFRLADGSWRVARLSP from the coding sequence GTGACTCAGACGCTTTCTCTCGCGGACCTGCGCAAGAACTACGCCCTCGGCTCACTTTCAGAGACCGACGTGGCGCCCAGCCCGTTCGATCAATTCCGACTTTGGTTTGAGCAAGCGCTCGCCGCCGAACTGGCCGAGCCGAACGCCATGACACTCGCCACGGTCACGCCGGATGGTCGGCCTGATGCGCGCATCGTGCTCATCAAGGGCGCGGACGAAAGCGGATTCACCTTCTTCACGAACTACGAGTCGCGCAAGGGCCAGGAACTGGCTGCCACGCCGTATGGCTGTCTGCTGTTTCACTGGATCGAACTTGAGCGTCAGGTGCGCATCGAGGGCCGTGTCGACAAAGTGAGCGAGGCGGAGAGCGACGCTTATTACCACTCGCGTCCGGTGGGCTCCCGTCTGGGTGCCTGGGCCTCGGTGCAAAGCGCCGAAGTGGCAGATCGCAGCATCATCGAGCAACGCGAAGCGGACTTCCGGCGCCAGTTTGGCGACAACCCGCCGCGCCCGCCGCACTGGGGTGGCTACCGGCTGGTGCCGGAGACCATCGAGTTCTGGCAGGGCCGTGAATCGCGCCTGCACGATCGCATCAAGTATTTCCGGCTTGCCGATGGGTCCTGGCGCGTGGCGCGCCTCTCCCCGTAA
- a CDS encoding AsmA family protein, translating to MLAFAAFITWFDWNYARPFINREVSTATGRPFAIRGDLSLHWLAPNAQAPGLGRWLPRPRLIANDIVLGNVAWSQEPNMIALGRLTFSLEWLPLLDKHVVLPEVTLSAPKVIVEQRADGQNNWTFTKGDGKPSPWKLRIGRLILEDGVVRANLAPQQLDLTANIATIDGQAPYGIGVSLKGTFRKVPVTGKARGGDVLSLEDTGDPYPLDASVRIGRTQIAATGTFTNPATLSALDMHLRLSGPTMADLYPITGVLLPETPAYETNGHLLHTAGVWRYERFLGKVGQSDLSGTLVLRQREPRNILQGAVVSNQLRLVDLGPVVGGQNPSGGSDLTGKPKAPPSDKVLPVDPFKTDRWRAIDADVQFTGRKIIKDRSLPIDNLVTHIVLDDGVLSLRPLEFGVAGGRITSTLVLNGQAELMKVDSQVSLRHLQMKQLLPEVDLMKTSVGEVNGDAALTATGNSVAALAGSSNGEIKTLIDRGSVSKLLLQYLGLNVGNIVLTKLFGDKQVEMRCAAADFAVRDGLMDARTFVIDTDDTSIGVTGQVDLKREHFNLTIRPEPKHFGLLSLRSPLYVRGTFKHPDVGVNVPTLVARAGGAIALGVLAPYTALVPLLELGPGKDSPCGELLANLQRPASRNPSKVKPVPDANGTSAPQSGAKRRPSGSSLPPSPAATAPVFGSGREAP from the coding sequence GTGCTGGCATTCGCGGCGTTCATCACGTGGTTTGACTGGAACTACGCCCGGCCCTTCATCAACCGGGAGGTGAGCACCGCGACCGGCCGCCCGTTCGCCATCAGGGGTGACCTCTCGCTGCACTGGCTGGCGCCGAACGCACAGGCCCCGGGACTGGGGCGCTGGCTGCCGCGGCCTCGCCTGATCGCGAATGATATCGTGTTAGGCAACGTTGCGTGGAGTCAGGAGCCGAACATGATCGCGCTCGGGCGCCTCACGTTCTCGCTCGAATGGCTGCCGTTGCTCGACAAACATGTCGTGCTGCCCGAAGTGACACTGTCTGCGCCCAAGGTAATCGTGGAGCAACGGGCCGACGGACAGAACAACTGGACTTTCACGAAGGGCGACGGCAAGCCCTCCCCGTGGAAACTGCGCATTGGCCGCCTGATTCTCGAAGACGGCGTGGTGCGCGCCAACCTTGCCCCCCAGCAACTCGATCTCACCGCGAACATCGCGACCATCGACGGGCAGGCCCCCTATGGCATCGGCGTCTCGCTCAAAGGCACGTTCCGAAAGGTCCCGGTCACGGGCAAGGCACGAGGCGGCGACGTACTCTCGCTCGAAGACACCGGCGATCCCTATCCGCTCGACGCCAGCGTGCGCATCGGCCGCACCCAGATCGCCGCGACGGGAACGTTCACGAATCCGGCGACATTGTCGGCGCTCGACATGCATCTGCGGCTGTCCGGCCCGACGATGGCCGACCTTTACCCGATCACGGGCGTATTGCTGCCGGAAACCCCCGCGTACGAGACCAATGGGCATCTGCTGCATACCGCTGGCGTATGGCGCTACGAGCGCTTTCTCGGCAAGGTCGGTCAGAGCGATCTCTCGGGCACGCTCGTGTTGCGTCAGCGCGAGCCGCGCAACATCCTGCAAGGCGCGGTCGTATCGAATCAATTGCGTCTGGTCGACCTCGGACCGGTCGTGGGCGGGCAGAATCCGTCGGGCGGCAGCGACCTGACGGGCAAGCCGAAAGCGCCGCCCTCCGACAAAGTACTGCCGGTCGATCCCTTCAAGACCGATCGCTGGCGCGCCATCGACGCCGACGTGCAGTTCACGGGCCGCAAGATCATCAAGGACAGGAGCCTGCCGATCGACAACCTCGTCACGCACATCGTGCTTGACGATGGCGTGCTCTCGCTCCGGCCGCTGGAGTTCGGTGTCGCCGGCGGACGCATCACGTCGACACTGGTGCTCAACGGGCAAGCCGAACTGATGAAGGTGGATTCGCAAGTCTCGTTGCGCCACCTGCAAATGAAGCAATTGCTGCCCGAGGTCGATCTGATGAAAACCAGCGTGGGTGAAGTGAATGGCGACGCCGCGCTGACAGCCACCGGCAACTCGGTCGCCGCGTTGGCCGGCTCGTCGAATGGTGAGATCAAAACGCTGATCGATCGCGGCTCGGTGAGCAAGCTACTACTGCAATACCTGGGGCTCAACGTGGGGAACATCGTCCTCACAAAACTCTTCGGCGACAAGCAGGTCGAGATGCGGTGTGCGGCGGCAGACTTTGCGGTGCGCGACGGCTTGATGGACGCCCGCACGTTTGTGATCGACACCGACGATACGAGCATTGGCGTGACCGGTCAGGTCGACCTCAAGCGCGAACACTTCAATCTGACGATCCGGCCGGAGCCGAAACACTTCGGCTTGCTGTCGTTGCGCTCGCCGCTGTATGTGCGTGGCACCTTCAAGCATCCGGACGTGGGCGTCAACGTACCGACATTGGTGGCTCGCGCCGGCGGCGCCATCGCGCTGGGCGTGCTCGCCCCGTACACCGCACTCGTGCCGCTGCTGGAACTCGGACCGGGCAAGGACAGCCCTTGCGGCGAGTTGCTCGCCAATCTGCAACGTCCGGCGAGCAGGAATCCGTCCAAGGTGAAACCGGTGCCCGACGCCAATGGTACGAGCGCCCCCCAATCCGGGGCGAAAAGGCGCCCGTCCGGCAGCTCGCTCCCCCCCTCGCCCGCGGCCACGGCGCCTGTATTTGGGTCGGGCCGGGAAGCGCCGTGA
- the fabV gene encoding enoyl-ACP reductase FabV, translating into MIIKPRVRGFICVTTHPVGCEANVKQQIEYVKAQGPIANGPKKVLVIGASTGYGLAARITAAFGADAATLGVFFERAGSETKPGTPGWYNTAAFDKFATEKGLYAKSINGDAFSKEIKAKTIETIKNDLGQVDLVVYSLAAPRRTHPETGQVFSSVLKPIGKSVTLRGIDTDKEVVKASVFEPASQEEIDNTVAVMGGEDWQMWIDALADAGVLAPGAKTTAFTYLGEKITHDIYWNGSIGAAKKDLDEKVLAIRAKLAANGGDARVAVLKALVTQASSAIPMMPLYLSLLFKVMKAKGTHEGCIEQIYGLYKDSLYSATPLLDDEGRVRTDQKELSTDVQAEVSALWDKVTDENLYELTDFAGYKHEFLRLFGFEIDGVDYEADVNPDVPIPHLVA; encoded by the coding sequence ATGATCATCAAGCCACGCGTGCGCGGCTTCATCTGCGTCACCACCCATCCCGTCGGCTGCGAGGCCAACGTCAAGCAACAGATCGAATACGTGAAGGCTCAGGGCCCGATCGCGAACGGTCCGAAGAAAGTGCTCGTGATCGGTGCGTCGACCGGCTACGGCCTGGCTGCGCGCATTACCGCTGCCTTCGGTGCCGATGCGGCAACGCTGGGGGTGTTCTTCGAGCGTGCGGGCAGCGAGACCAAGCCGGGAACGCCGGGCTGGTACAACACCGCCGCCTTCGACAAGTTCGCCACCGAAAAGGGGCTGTACGCGAAGAGTATCAACGGTGACGCGTTCTCCAAGGAAATCAAGGCCAAGACCATCGAGACGATCAAGAACGATCTCGGTCAGGTCGATCTGGTCGTCTACAGTCTGGCCGCACCGCGCCGTACGCATCCGGAAACGGGGCAGGTGTTCAGTTCGGTCCTCAAGCCGATCGGCAAGTCGGTAACGCTGCGCGGTATCGATACCGACAAGGAAGTGGTCAAGGCTTCGGTATTCGAGCCGGCCTCGCAGGAAGAGATCGACAACACGGTCGCTGTCATGGGCGGTGAAGACTGGCAAATGTGGATCGATGCGCTGGCCGACGCTGGCGTGCTCGCCCCGGGTGCCAAGACGACGGCGTTCACGTATCTCGGCGAGAAGATCACGCACGATATCTACTGGAACGGTTCCATCGGCGCGGCCAAGAAGGATCTCGACGAGAAGGTGCTCGCCATTCGAGCCAAACTCGCCGCGAACGGTGGCGACGCTCGCGTGGCCGTGCTCAAGGCGCTGGTCACGCAGGCCAGTTCGGCCATTCCGATGATGCCGCTCTACCTCTCGCTGCTGTTCAAGGTCATGAAGGCCAAGGGCACCCACGAAGGTTGCATCGAGCAGATCTACGGTCTGTACAAGGACAGTCTGTACAGCGCCACGCCGCTGCTCGATGACGAAGGCCGCGTGCGTACCGACCAGAAGGAACTCTCGACGGACGTGCAGGCGGAAGTCTCGGCCCTGTGGGATAAGGTGACGGACGAGAACCTTTACGAACTGACGGATTTTGCAGGCTACAAGCACGAGTTCCTGCGTCTGTTCGGCTTCGAGATCGACGGCGTCGATTACGAGGCAGATGTGAATCCGGACGTGCCGATTCCGCATCTCGTGGCATAA